In Nymphaea colorata isolate Beijing-Zhang1983 chromosome 3, ASM883128v2, whole genome shotgun sequence, a genomic segment contains:
- the LOC116251437 gene encoding ATP-dependent Clp protease ATP-binding subunit CLPT1, chloroplastic — protein MAARSVSLIPFSYLPLSKLGSRKECCSVPFLRFELNNEILGKCVAGAENRLVCVRKRRPSTTVYFMLPTAKPERDPTNSIPKWSARAIKSFTMAELEARKLKYPNTGTEALLMGILVEGTSFASKFLRNNGITLFKVREETIKLLGKSDMYFFSPEHPPLTDPAQRALDWAVDEKIKSGKSGEVTVTHLLLGIWSEKDSAGHKIMALLGFDDKKAEELAASMDGDVALTAA, from the exons ATGGCTGCTCGTTCGGTGTCTCTGATACCGTTTTCTTATTTGCCGCTCTCAAAATTGGGTTCCCGGAAGGAATGCTGCTCTGTTCCGTTTTTGCGTTTCGAGCTGAACAATGAGATTCTGGGTAAATGTGTGGCTGGAGCGGAGAATCGGCTTGTTTGTGTCCGAAAGAGGCGTCCATCGACGACCGTGTATTTCATGCTCCCTACAGC GAAGCCAGAGAGAGACCCGACAAATAGCATTCCGAA GTGGTCTGCAAGGGCTATTAAATCTTTTACCATGGCCGAGTTGGAAGCTCGAAAGCTGAAATATCCTAATACTGGGACGGAGGCCCTTCTTATGGGAATACTTGTCGAAG GGACCAGCTTTGCATCCAAATTCTTGCGCAATAATGGCATTACACTTTTTAAAGTCCGGGAGGAAACCATAAAATTGCTTGGGAAATCTGATATGTATTTCTTCAGTCCGGAGCATCCACCATTGACTGATCCAGCACAGAGAGCACTCGATTGGGCAGTGGATGAAAAAATTAAGTCAG GAAAAAGTGGGGAGGTCACTGTGACCCATTTGCTGCTTGGAATCTGGTCAGAAAAGGACTCAGCTGGTCACAAGATTATGGCTCTTCTTGGTTTTGATGATAAGAAAGCAGAAGAGCTTGCTGCATCT ATGGATGGAGATGTAGCCCTGACCGCAGCCTAG
- the LOC116250679 gene encoding thylakoidal processing peptidase 1, chloroplastic-like, producing the protein MAIRITAVYSGYIAQSLATGIRSGNCRLFQDCCWSRVFLSKHRADLDQSPINSSTASSPYRVRAHRSCGSLAGNLLPEKCRAPVLAGLASAMKISGVSCSGSAGMGVFGVSSGLSSASIIPFFQSSKWLPCNEFFQGSERTICVKESGFAKEDSGVLAEKSEESMNKLAELRESQSRRSWLPQWISFNSDDAKMLFTTVTVSLLFKSCMAEPRSIPSFSMYPTFDVGDRILAEKVSYFFRRPEIQDIVIFRAPPALLAKGYSPRDEFVKRVVATEGDIVQVRDGNLVVNGIVQDEDFVLEPLVYKMEAVRVPKGCVFVLGDNRNNSFDSHNWGPLPIKNIVGRSILRYWPPSRISNTIYEPRSEQIVPALS; encoded by the exons ATGGCGATCAGGATCACGGCTGTTTATTCGGGCTACATCGCACAATCGCTTGCAACTGGAATCAGGTCCGGCAACTGTAGGCTCTTCCAGGACTGCTGCTGGTCCCGAGTTTTCCTCTCTAAACATAGGGCCGATCTCGATCAGTCGCCGATCAATTCTTCCACCGCTAGTAGTCCTTACCGAGTAAGGGCTCATCGGAGTTGCGGGTCCTTGGCTGGCAATCTTCTCCCAGAAAAATGTAGAGCTCCGGTTTTGGCTGGGTTGGCCTCCGCCATGAAGATCTCCGGGGTTTCTTGCTCGGGATCGGCTGGGATGGGCGTGTTCGGGGTATCGTCGGGGTTGAGTTCGGCCTCGATCATTCCCTTCTTCCAGAGCTCGAAGTGGCTTCCCTGCAACGAATTCTTTCAGGGTTCTGAGCGAACGATATGCGTAAAAGAGAGTGGTTTTGCTAAAGAAGATAGTGGGGTTTTGGCGGAGAAATCGGAGGAGTCGATGAACAAGTTGGCCGAACTTCGGGAGAGCCAGAGTCGGCGTAGTTGGCTCCCTCAGTGGATCAGCTTCAACTCAGATGATGCAAAGATGCTCTTTACAACAGTGACTGTTTCGCTTCTGTTCAAGTCATGTATGGCGGAGCCGAGGTCCATACCCTCGTTCTCAATGTACCCCACGTTTGATGTGGGCGACCGGATATTAGCAGAAAAG GTGTCGTACTTCTTCAGAAGACCAGAAATTCAAGACATAGTGATATTCAGGGCTCCACCTGCATTGCTG GCCAAGGGTTACAGTCCAAGAGATGAATTTGTCAAACGAGTTGTCGCTACTGAAGGGGACATTGTGCAG GTACGAGATGGAAACTTGGTGGTAAATGGCATTGTTCAAGATGAAGACTTCGTCTTAGAGCCGCTTGTGTATAAGATGGAAGCAGTG CGGGTGCCTAAAGGCTGCGTATTCGTGCTGGGGGATAACCGCAACAACAGTTTTGATTCCCATAACTG GGGTCCACTTCCTATAAAAAATATTGTGGGCAGGTCCATACTTCGTTATTGGCCTCCCTCTAGAATATCCAACACTATTTACGAGCCACGGTCGGAACAAATTGTACCTGCGCTCAGCTGA